The following coding sequences are from one Melanotaenia boesemani isolate fMelBoe1 chromosome 17, fMelBoe1.pri, whole genome shotgun sequence window:
- the nelfe gene encoding negative elongation factor E — protein MVVFPSSLTEEEEALQKKYAKLKKKKKALLALKKQSSTNQTNQSGLKRTLSDQPVVDTATATEQAKMLIKSGAISAIKSENKNSGFKRSRMLEIKLKDPEKGPVPAFLPFQRSVSTDDDQPESGKRAHMKSLYESFVSSSDRYRDEEDGGGMSSSREMDRDRDRDLDRERERDRDRDRDRDRERDRDRDRDRGRDRERDRDRDRDRDRDRDRSRERDRDRDRDRDRERDRDGPFRRSDSYPERRGVRKGNTVYVYGSGLVEDSLRSAFSQHGNIIDLSMDNPRNCAFITFEKMESADQAVAELNGSIVGDVHIKVSIARKQPMLDAATGKSVWASLAVQNSTKGSYRDKRNQVVYSEDFL, from the exons ATGGTGGTATTTCCAAGTTCGCTGACGGAGGAAGAAGAGGCTTTGCAGAAAAAGTATGCCAAACTCAAGAAAAAG AAAAAGGCACTTCTTGCTTTGAAGAAGCAGAGTTCAACCAACCAGACTAACCAGAGTGGCTTGAAACGAA cgTTGTCTGACCAGCCTGTTGTTGATACGGCAACGGCGACAGAACAAGCTAAGATGCTGATTAAGTCGGGGGCCATCAGTGCTATCAAATCTGAGAACAAGAACTCAGGTTTCAAACGTTCTCGAATGTTGGAAATCAAACTCAAG GACCCAGAAAAAGgtccagttcctgctttcttACCCTTCCAAAGGAGTGTCTCTACAGATGATGACCAACCTGAG TCTGGAAAGAGAGCCCACATGAAATCTCTGTATGAGAG CTTTGTTAGTTCAAGTGACCGTTATCGGGATGAGGAAGATGGAGGTGGCATGTCATCCAGCCGTGAaatggacagagacagagaccGAGACCTGGACAGAGAGCGGGAAAGAGATCGAGATAGGGACcgggacagagacagagagagagacagggatAGGGAtagagacagaggcagagacagagagagagacagagacagggacAGGGATCGAGACAGAGACCGTGACCGAAGCAGAGAAAGGGATCGAGATCGGGACAGGGAccgagacagagagagagaccgAGATGGACCGTTCAGAC GATCAGACTCATACCCAGAACGCAGAGGGGTACGAAAGGGGAATACAGTGTACGTTTACGGCTCTGGGCTTGTCGAAGACAGTCTGCGCTCTGCCTTCTCTCAACATGGAAACATCATCGACCTCTCAATGGACAACCCGCGCAA TTGTGCATTTATCACATTTGAGAAGATGGAGTCTGCTGACCAGGCTGTGGCCGAG TTGAATGGGAGCATTGTGGGAGACGTTCACATCAAAGTCAGCATCGCCAGAAAGCAGCCCATGCTGGATGCTGCCACTGGCAAATCTGTGTGGGCTTCATTGG CTGTGCAGAACAGCACCAAAGGCTCTTACAGGGACAAGAGGAACCAAGTGGTGTACAGTGAAGATTTCCTGTGA
- the LOC121656806 gene encoding zinc finger and BTB domain-containing protein 12-like, whose translation MDVVRFRLPGHGDTTLRHMNSLRSRQHFCDITIVASNNQIFKGHKVVLAACSPFLRDQFLLNPSPKLQVSMLYSSSVVYDLLQSCYTGVLQFSPENIVNYLTAASYLQMEHIVERCRAALEKYVQLRNPTPPKATADESQTRPVIISGTVHSVASTPPTQPSPMHCHSPALRLVDENNRDASAQDSTRQHDDGQILDEPCIKVNTSDEEEEAKQEEYNVFRVYISEEEQMNRDKESETGGPSDAPQEISYPETEGIVIGEDNTEYDLNPPEDLSCGGLSVEGLRAFKRKLSDTKISRGRGRGRERGFKRRRWLSSQEKRPSGGTYHHDMWYLTTSGVGGGFGLDYSQEGLKNAGSYISVEIPRLDYSISDASGERASPTAASSLNQFSLEESSCGEGSSGLNNVGTNEGGDESVAVVGSTSSVAGPVICEHCGMTFPSAHSLAVHSRSTHLLYACPCCGKHFHHATNLTRHMAVHRGGGKTHQCPLCYKTFTQKSTLIDHMNLHSGERPHRCAYCHARFAHKPALRRHLKEQHGKTTGQNSLHEQEQERAREAAAMVREEDQECLVTEEVSWVKTSETQPPKALDNVVQS comes from the exons ATGGACGTGGTGCGTTTCCGGTTACCGGGACATGGGGACACAACCCTGAGGCACATGAACTCACTCAGGTCCCGCCAGCATTTCTGTGACATTACTATTGTGGCTAGCAACAACCAGATATTCAAGGGTCATAAGGTGGTGCTGGCTGCCTGTTCACCTTTCCTGAGGGACCAGTTTCTCTTGAACCCATCACCCAAGCTTCAA GTATCAATGTTGTATAGCTCCTCAGTGGTGTATGATCTGCTTCAGTCATGTTACACTGGTGTCCTGCAGTTCAGCCCAGAGAATATTGTCAACTATCTAACCGCTGCAAGCTATCTTCAAATGGAGCATATTGTAGAGCGCTGTAGAGCCGCACTGGAGAAATATGTTCAACTAAGGAACCCCACTCCACCAAAG GCAACAGCAGACGAGAGTCAGACCAGACCGGTGATCATAAGTGGCACTGTTCATTCTGTTGCATCAACTCCCCCAACTCAACCCTCCCCCATGCATTGTCACAGTCCTGCACTACGTTTAGTAGACGAAAACAACAGGGATGCATCTGCTCAGGACAGCACTCGCCAACATGACGATGGTCAAATCCTGGACGAGCCTTGTATTAAG GTTAATAcatcagatgaagaggaagaggccAAACAAGAAGAGTATAATGTATTCAGAGTGTATATCTCTGAAGAAGAGCAGATGAACCGAGACAAGGAAAGTGAGACAGGAGGACCCTCTGATGCTCCTCAAGAAATTTCTTACCCAGAGACAGAGGGAATTGTTATTGGAGAAGATAATACTGAATATGACTTAAATCCACCAGAAGATCTTAGCTGTGGAGGACTTTCAGTGGAAGGCCTCCGTGCCTTCAAGCGCAAACTGTCTGACACTAAAATCAGCCGAGGTAGAGGAAGGGGTAGAGAGAGGGGTTTCAAAAGGAGAAGGTGGCTGTCATCTCAGGAGAAAAGGCCATCTGGTGGGACTTACCACCACGATATGTGGTACCTTACAACTTCTGGAGTGGGAGGGGGTTTTGGACTAGACTATAGCCAAGAGGGGCTGAAGAATGCAGGAAGTTATATTTCTGTTGAAATTCCCAGGTTAGACTACAGCATCAGTGACGCTTCTGGGGAAAGGGCCTCACCCACTGCAGCCAGcagtctgaaccagttttcCCTTGAAGAGTCTAGTTGTGGTGAGGGAAGTTCAGGGTTAAACAACGTTGGTACAAATGAGGGAGGGGATGAGTCTGTCGCTGTGGTGGGGTCTACTTCCAGCGTAGCTGGCCCTGTAATCTGCGAGCACTGCGGCATGACTTTCCCCTCAGCCCATTCTCTGGCCGTCCACTCCCGTTCCACCCATCTGCTGTATGCCTGCCCCTGCTGTGGCAAACACTTTCACCACGCCACCAACCTCACCCGCCACATGGCCGTGCATCGAGGGGGCGGCAAAACACACCAGTGCCCCCTGTGCTATAAGACTTTCACCCAGAAGTCCACACTGATAGACCACATGAACCTCCACAGTGGCGAGAGGCCACACCGCTGCGCGTACTGCCATGCCCGCTTTGCCCACAAGCCTGCCTTACGGCGCCACCTGAAGGAACAACACGGCAAGACAACAGGGCAGAACTCGCTACATGagcaggagcaggagagagCAAGAGAAGCAGCTGCAATGGTACGAGAGGAAGACCAAGAATGTCTGGTTACGGAGGAAGTGTCATGGGTCAAAACATCAGAGACTCAACCACCCAAAGCCCTTGACAACGTAGTGCAGTCATAG